Genomic window (Equus quagga isolate Etosha38 chromosome 12, UCLA_HA_Equagga_1.0, whole genome shotgun sequence):
GGGCGCCACGGCCTTCCTCGGGGGAAGGGCTCAGCTCTCAGgacacttcctcctcctcagacccctgcccctccacccagGCAAACCTTCACTCAAGGCCCTCTTCTTGTCTGGGAGCCACCTGCTGCCACCCCCAAGGCTGGGTCTTCTCGGGGTACTGCACCACCTGCCGTCCTGTGGGCCTCCCCGCGGCCGGGAGCCCCGCGGGGCAGGACGGGCACTGATCAACATCGGGCCTCCAGCCTCCCCCAGGCCGGCACACAGCAGGGGCACAAAGCACAGGTGGTCAGAAATGACCCAGTGGCCAGGGAACTCAGAGTACACACTGGAAAAAGGCCAGAGAAGAGCCCCCAGTCCAACCGGCGGGGGGGCATGAGGAGAGCccgctgcccctgcccctgcccagcccccctGAGCAAGCCTCCGGGGTGAGGACAGGGGCCGAGGGCTGGTGTGGGGCCTTGCTGTGTCCCGGCCAGGTGCCCGCAGCTCTGGCCTGCCCACTAGGTGGGGCTGTCACGCTTGTCCACACCCACGCTCCAGGTCGCTAACCTGCTGGCGTTCCTTTCATCCAACCCTCTCTGTTCCTGGCCACCCACGGGGATCCTAAGGCCCTCTGCAGCCAGAcagtcttcctcctccccaccgaTGGCCCCTGTGCTGTAAGGGATGCTGGCCCTCCAGCGGCTtggagacaaggatgcccagggCTCTCACCCGAAAGGAGATGGTCCTGGGGCTGGAGCGTTTGAGGGAGCTGCTGTAGGTGGCCAGGGTGGGCGAGGATGTGTCCACCTCATCTTCCTTGCTGGGGATTTTCACCTGGATGGAGCAGGAGGGGTGTCACACGGGAGGTCTGGGTGGCCCCGAGCCCAAGCTGCCATGGGGACCCCATGTGGCCTGGCTCGTCCCAGGAactgcaggaggaagaggggaggaagacagccCTGCGCCCTCCTCCGCTgcttcctgcccctctgcctctgctgtgGGGATGGCGGACGCAGTCCTGTGGGGCCAGGACACAGGGCAGAGCTTTCTGGGGGAGCTTCTGGAAGGATCCGAGGCTTCCCAAGAGTCCTGGGGTCCTGGGGTCCCAGCCCTGAATGAGGACGTGGCAGGTGCTCCCTGTCACACAGCCGATGTCCCTTTCAGTGGCCAGCAGCCTGCCCCTGCCTCAGTGTCCCCTATCGTGACAGTGGCTGGATGCaggtaggaagagaagaaatggccGAGGGCAGCCTGAAGATGGGAGGACAGGAGAcagtgcacagaggaaagagacCAGCAGGCCAGGACTGGAGACGATAGCAGAGGCACGGGAGCGACAGGAACACCCACCTGGAGAGTGATCGGTGGGAGGCGGGAAGGCACAGCTGGAGGGCTCTTCTCAGGGAGGGCCCTTCCTCTCCACTCCTTGGTGCTGGACACACTGCCCCCAGGGGCCGGCTGCTCCAAGGCTGCCGCCCTCTTGGGGGCCGGCTTTGTTTCTGTGGCTGACGACTTCTCAAAGATCGATGCTTTCTCAGACACCagtctcctctctgagcctgatgTCTTCCCTGGGCTGGGCGGCTTCTCCAAGACACTTGTTTTTTCTAGAACTGCTTTTTTCTCCATGATGGATCTTTTCTCGGACACGGATGTCTTCTCGGGGCCCGGGGACTTCTCGGAGATGGAGGTTTCCTCTGAGACCAGTCTCTGTTCAGGCGCTGATGCCGTCTCTGGAACGGAGGACCTCCCCGAAACCCGGCTCTTGTCTGGAACCGGGGTCTTCTCCGAGGCCCCCTGCTTCTCACCTCCCGGCTCCCTGCCCGCCaagctctcctcctccctggcccagGGGCCCCGCCGTTGCTGGTTCAGCCTCCGGTGAGGCAGCAGCTCCACCTCCTTCTCGGGCGCCTGGGGCTGCTCCTCGTCCAGCCCAGGGCCCGAGCtgtcctgcccctcctctgcctctagCTGAGCCCGGAGTGGGGCCTGTGCCACCTCCACCGCCTGCCGCCTCTGCCTACGCTCCTGCCGCGTCCTGAGGATGGCCTGGAcgtcctcctcctcatctttggAGGCTGGGGGTGGTGACCTGGCCACCTTTGCTTCCTCTACGCTGGGCAACCTGAGCCAGAAGATGGGAGACGGGGTGGGAGATGGAATCAGAGGACATCAGAGCCGGGAGAGCCCTGGCGGGCCCTGACCCAACGGAGATGCCTCCAGGGCCACCAGCGAGGGGGTGAGGACGGAGAGCCTTGCCCCCCATCACTGAACTAAGGATCACTTTTATCTGCTTTACATATTGGGCTTCCAAGATATCATCTGAATGAAGCCCAccatccttttttgttttttttgaggaagattagtcctgagttaacatctgctgccaatcctcctcttttttgctgaggaagactggccctgagctaacatccgtgcccatcttcctctactttatatatggaatGCCTatatggcgtgccaagcggtgccatgtccacacacggaatcctaaccggtgaaccccgggccaccaaagcggaacatgcgcacttaaccgctgcaccactgggccagcccccatcattcttttttaaaaagtttataaaccTCTGTAAGGTGCAACCATTCCATGTCCAGACCCAAGATACAAAGCCTGATGGAACAGCCACTTTAGACGCACCAGGCAGGGGAGTCAAAAGGAACAGATGCAATCTGTGACCCTTAGAGCTTAGAGCAAGACCAGAGACACTCAGGGATTGgtcaaaggtcacacagcaaattggTCGTGCAGCTGGGAGTAGAACCCGAGGCTCCTGATGCATCGTCCTGCTCTCCTGTCGGTTGTGGGGGATGCAGCCGGGACTAGGCACCAGCCTCGGGTGTCAGTGCAGCCCAGGACACACCCCTGTTCTCCCTGCTCTGGGGACCCAAAGGAACATGAGAGGTTGTCCAATCCCACACGCGGTGCTTGGCCTCCAGCAAAACGAGACCCTTTCCTTCATCACCACCCTGCTCCACACGTGATTCGGGGCAAGTTAATTcactgtctgagcctcagtttccaaatctgcaAACTGTGCCTGTCAGGAGGAGAAACGAGCCTCATCCCATGGGAGGGCCCCTCCCCGTCCTGATACCCAGGGGACATGCAGTAAATTCCAgacccttctcttcctttccctcacaACCCTAAAATCTAGGTGgcaaggccagccctgtggtcctCCGCTCAGAAGTGAACGGTGGGGCTCCAGCGTTAGGGGGACGCAGCCTGGTTTAATGGCAAGAGCGGAACCACAGAGCCTGAAGGATCCGGAGGAAAATTCAGGCCCTGTCAACCTTTAGGTTTATGAGCTCAGGAAGTCACCTACACACTCTTTGAcccagtttctccacctgtaaaatgggttaatGATTCCTCTCAGGGATACTGTAAGGATCAAGTGAGTTATGCCCATAAAACGTCCAGCCAAGTAGTGGCTCATGGCTGGTCTCCACAAATAGGAGCAATTATCGTCCCGAAGAGGGTGGAACCTGGCAGGGCTGCGGAAGGCCAGGAACCTGAAGGTCATCTGCACGCCCTTCAGCCTCACTCCCTGTGCAGACCGAGCGCGCCGCCCTGGTGTGTCGGGGCGTAACTCCATCCCCACCACCCGGGGGAGGGAACGATGCCtcgcccaccccctcccccccgaCCAGGGCACCTCTCCACGGCCGGCTGGCCTCCGTTCTGGGTGGGCCTGGGAGCCTCGTCGTCCGTGGTCGAGCTCAGGTGGCGGTGCCGACGCCGGCGCTCACGTTCCTGCTCTTCCTCATCCTCCAGAGTCCACTGTCTGGccaggctgggggaagggggggtCAGTGCAGCCCAGGAAAGCCCAGGGCCCATGCCTGAGCCGGACCCCGAGGGGCCTGGAGCAGAGACCACAGCCCTCCAGGCTGGCCATCCACAGACGGCCCCAGAGCCCTGAACTGGGCCATGCTGTGAGCGCAGAGCTCACCCCGTACGTCTCAGACCTCACCCAGAGAACAAGATGGAAACTCTCTTGTTAATAACCGTGGACGCTGACGACATGTTGAAACAATAAACTTGGGATATACTGGGGCAAAGGAGATATATTATCAAAAttgattttccccattttacttttgtattgtgtctactaggaaatttaaaattttaaacgtGCCTCACATTGGTGGTTTCTGTTATGTGTCTATTAAATTTCTACTCAAGCTGCCAGGACTCAGGTCGGACCTGAGTTTCTGGACCTCGGCACAGCTGACACTTCGGCCGGATAACTCCATGGGCAGGGCTGTCCCGAACTGCAGGATGTTGACCGGTAACCCCAGGCCTCTACCCGCTGCACGCCAGTAGCACCACCCCCAGTGTGACAACTGAAAATGTGCCCCAACGTtgccaatgtcccctgggggcaaagcCACTCCAGTGAGACCCGCTGGGTGGGAGTACAGCCTGGACTCTGGAGAGGCCATGGGGGCCTCCCTCTCTGGGGGCAACGAGGGGCGTGGAGGGCGGGTACGGTGCAGCCTGAGGAGGCAGATGAACTCGGCATGATCCTCTTTCTTTTGCGTCCTGGGATTCTTAATAAAACCCCTCGATGGACAACCACAAAGAAACTTCCTCAGAGTCACTCAGCTCTCGTGGGATTTCTCATTTTCAGAGCAGAGACTCGCAAGTAAGGCCAGTTATACCGGGAAAAGATCCCAATgtgtcttcccttcctttcccaggcTCTTTGAGTCTCTTTCATCTTTGAGAACCAGCTCTCACATGGCAACCCCATGCCCCCTGCTTCCAGTTCCTGCCCCGAGTCATCCTTCATTCAGGGGACCAGCCAGGCACGCCCACAGCCAGCCGACCACTCGCCCACCAGCCCACCATCCACTCCCATCAGCTCATCTACCCACGTAGCCACCTGGAAATCCACGCGCCCATCCATCCCTCATTTTCCTGCCcattcccacccacccacccatcctcaTCCACCTGccttcccatcctcccacccacctccccaccagCCTACCTCCCCTCCCGTCCACCCACCCTTCCACCCCAACCAAACAGCAAACATGCGCTGGGCGACCACGATGGGCCAGCAGCAGGTGAGGACCTGCGGGCTCACAGGAGGAAGCAAGGGCCCCACCCTGGAAGCACCTACTGTAGGAAGCTTCCAAGCCACACACACAGATGCCTCTGCAGAGAAAGGACGATTACTGTGGGCCAAGGTGACCAGGCAAGGCCCACGGAAGAGGCTAGATCTCAGGGGGAAACAGGACCTCATAGGGGTGACGGGGGCCTGGGGAGAAACCGCAGTCCAGGCGGAGGGAGGGCTGAGCGAGCCTGGACATCAGAAGACAGGcgctcatggggtggggaggctgggcttCACAGGAGCCGGAGGAGAAGCAGGCAGCAGAGGAGCGGGCTGCAGGGTCAGTGGGCGAGCCCTCTCTCAGCCTACCTATGAGCCCCCCAGTGCTGTCTGGGCCCCAATCGGAAAAGCCTGGAAAACGCCTCCTTCTTGCCTCCCAGAATGAAGAGTGTAAGGCCTCTGCCTGCCCAGCAGGTGTCAAACCTGCTCTCCCAGCTTCCCTGCTGCCCAGCCCCGCTCCTCCGGGCGGGCCCTCCCCTCCTGCAAGGAAGCACCATGCAGCCGAGCCCCGATCAGAGGAGCCCTCATGCAAACCCACACATTTCATAAGCTGAATTGCATATGAAGTGCATCCGAGGAGCTTCCCTAAGAGAAGACCCCTCCAGGTGGTCTTCTGGAGGCCCCTCACGGGGTCcgcctgctgccctccctccctcgggTGGGTCAcgtccttcctctgcctctgtttGCCTCCCTAGAATGAGGATGAGCCGTCCGAAGGCTCCGATCTTTTTTTCTAGGTCCAACACCACATTTGTTGATGCGAcagtcactaaacaaatattttcgCACGCCGACTCCATGCCAGGCATAGTTAGTGGGGAAGGAGGTTGACGGGGTTCCCCTCTTCCTGGAACGCGTGTCCCGGTGGGGGGAGCTGGACGGGAGCCAGGGGACAGATGAGTGAACAAAACGATGTCTGGAAGTGACACGAGGACAAGGGAACAGGGTAAGAGGTGATGTGAGGAGGAGACTGGGAGGGGAGGCCTCCCGTAGCTCCAAGAAGAAATTGGAGGAGCCGGATCTGGTGGCAGAGAGTCCAGGAGGAACGAAACAGAGACAAGGCCTGGGTGTGACGGATGAGCTGGCTGTTCAGGAGAAGGGGGGCCGGGGCCAGAGGTGGCCCACGGCAAGGTCAGACAAGGCAAGGCCAGAGCAGAGAGCCTCGAAGACCAGGGGAAGAATttgggtttttgtgttttgttttgttttgtttttgaggaagattagccctgagctaacatctgccaccaatcctcctctttttgctgaggaagactggccctgagctaacatctgtgcccatcttcctctactttatatgtgggatgcctgccacagcatggcttaccaagcggtgccatgtctgcacccgggatccaaaccggtgaaccccaggccaccgaagcggaatgtgcgcacttaaccgctgagccacggggccggcccaaggATTCGGGTTTTATTTGAGTGTGCTGGAGAGCCCCAGACAGTTTTACACAGGGAGTCACATAAtaggatttattattatttatctctCTGGCTACTGGAAAAAGAATTGAAGGAGGCAGGGCGGTGGGAGGAGCGCCAGGGGACCAGTCAGGAGGCTCCTACACTCGCCAGGCGAGACCTATGCTGGCTTGAACCgggtggagacagagagatgggaaaAGTGGGGGAATTGGGACACATTCTGAAGATAGAACTGGTGGGTTTTGCTGATGGACTGGATGAGGATGGGGttggggcagagagaaagagaagaatccaGGAAAACTCCTCCATCTTTGGCCTGAGCAATTCCTGGTGCTTCGGTTAGTGAGATGGGAAAGATGGGGGGAGGAGGGTCTCCGGTGAGACCAGGATAGCAGTGAAGAGGGGACCAGGAGCGGGGAGTTCTCTTCCTGACTCCTCCTGTGAGGAAAAGACACCGGTCAAGAGCAAAGGAGCCCAAGACACTCAgctggggagggtggaggagacCAGGGGGTGCCAGGCAGGCGGGTGAGTGCCAGGATGGAGCGGTGAGCACAGAGGCTCCCGGGCCCCCACAAAGAGCCCTCGGCCGCTGGGGCAGAGCCGGACTGGGCGAGAAAGGAGAGAACGGGGGCAAGAAAGGGGAACTAGTGGCCCCCAACAACTCTGTGAGAAGTCTGACTGAGAAGAAAAGCAGCTGAAGTGGGACAGGAGGAGGCCGTGGGCTCAAGGAACGCTCTTTTAATCCAGGCATCCTTTACATCCAACAAACACACAGACCTGAAgtgctgtttctttttaaagacaggCAGATGAAGGAGAGTGGAGAGGTTTGAGAAGAAAGTGTGAAGTGATCCCGCAGGGAAGGAGTAGACCGTGGGGTGGGCATCTCCTTTCTCGAGCATCCACCACATGCCCCACACGCCACCAGCACCAGCGAACACGGCATGAGGTGTGAACGTCGCCTTGCTCTCCTCCTCCATGGGAAATCACTAAATCTCCGCCTTGACAAACAAGAGCATGCAAGGGGAGCAAATCCTGATCTCCCCCCCGCAAGGCAATCTGTTCATCACCCCACAGGCAAGGAGCTGCCTTCGGAAGGGAATCTTCCGGAATCTCCCTGTTCGGACCCTCAGGGCAGCTGTTCCTCCTGCTTCAGCCACCTCGTGGAGGCAGAGGCACACAATCCCTGTAGCTCTGCACGTTGGCAAACTGATCACacattcacttattcactcattcatgatGCACGAACCCCAGGCCCTTGGGAGCAGGCCCTGACCCCCCACCTCTCCTCGGCTCCGCTTGTTCAGGCTCAGAAACGCCAGCTTCAGCTGGCTTTCCTGAGGCCACACCTGCAGTCCCTCGTTCTCTGGACACACCCCCAGCCCCTACAACACAGTTTGGGACCAGCTCTTGCCCTCCCAAGCCAGGGACCCATCCGCTGGGGAAAGCAGGCCACCAAGCTGGGAGCTCCTCTCTCCACCCCGACCACACCCACCGCCGGCCGGGCTGGAGCCGCCAGGATTCCTAGGTCCTGAGCAACCCCATTCCCACAGCCCCTCAGCCCTCGGGGAAGTCATACGGTGTGTGACCTGTCAGAGCCTGGGCTCCTCGGAAATGACTCACTCCCCTCACTCCCCAGGCTGGTCCTAGCCCCGGGGgtctccagggctggggctgcacGGGGTGGGGCCCAGCTGCCCCTGAGCATCCCCAGCTTTATGCCACAACCCCATAGCTCCCCCAAG
Coding sequences:
- the LAD1 gene encoding ladinin-1 — protein: MSVSRKDWSALSSLARQWTLEDEEEQERERRRRHRHLSSTTDDEAPRPTQNGGQPAVERLPSVEEAKVARSPPPASKDEEEDVQAILRTRQERRQRRQAVEVAQAPLRAQLEAEEGQDSSGPGLDEEQPQAPEKEVELLPHRRLNQQRRGPWAREEESLAGREPGGEKQGASEKTPVPDKSRVSGRSSVPETASAPEQRLVSEETSISEKSPGPEKTSVSEKRSIMEKKAVLEKTSVLEKPPSPGKTSGSERRLVSEKASIFEKSSATETKPAPKRAAALEQPAPGGSVSSTKEWRGRALPEKSPPAVPSRLPPITLQVKIPSKEDEVDTSSPTLATYSSSLKRSSPRTISFRMSSQKENLETTLTRSASVRLPASTVKLGEKLERYHTAVQRSESVKSPGSSRTEFFVTPMGVASKRHLFEKELVGQSRAEPASSRKDNLKLSGVVTSRLNLWISRTQGSGDQDPQEAQRESAATRRTQRGSPAEPSMRVDVDVEV